From Quercus lobata isolate SW786 chromosome 1, ValleyOak3.0 Primary Assembly, whole genome shotgun sequence, one genomic window encodes:
- the LOC115983287 gene encoding protein CNGC15b-like isoform X1, producing MGHRNSRLKRTQVLDDSEVADSVNDVIENYYYIDGTKCKTTPKSKPKKANDFSEKTRSFKDKVLRRVFSEDYEKEKKRILDPSGKTISNWNKIFSIACLISLFVDPMFLLSPIMRAQVCSTNATSLQVVLTIVRSVLDVFYVIQIIVRFHTAYVAPSSRIFGRGELVIDPSKIAMRYLRRGFWMDLLVSLPLPQVLAWVVIPNVEGTVVTIRKKAMWFIMLIQYLPRVLHIYPLSSQIVNTTGLLSETVWTGAVYNLVLYLVASNVSGAWWYILAIERQEACWRSVCSLESPSCQNVYFDCRSVNDVSRANWFNSTNVTNLCNTNASPSYYQYGIFGDAVTTDVVAAQFFTKYFYCLWWGLRQLSSIGNNMFTSTSMGEDVFALVVATLGLFLLALLIGNMQRFLQSATLRLEEWRIMRTDTEQWMKYRQMPPELKQRIRQYDQYKWLATRGVDEEKILNSLPMDLRIKIKRHLCLSLVRGVPLFNQMDETMLDAICERLKPALCTKNMFLVREGDPVKQMLFIIRGHLWSYTTDGGRSGSSNSYRIGSGDFCGEELLTWALDPRPNVIFPSSTHMMKAITEVEAFALGAVDLKFVVSQFRRLHGKQLKHIFRVYSHQWRTWAACFIQATWRRHKKLKEMAEIGARERERAPRDYFWMRYAETLLESSRSMKVVNNSAESSSSDVNLLQKPAEPNFD from the exons ATGGGTCACAGAAATTCAAGACTCAAAAG AACTCAAGTTCTAGATGATTCTGAAGTAGCTGACAGTGTAAATGATGTGATAGAGAACTACTACTATATTGATGGGACTAAGTGTAAGACTACACCTAAATCAAAACCCAAGAAGGCCAATGATTTTTCTGAGAAGACAAGGAGTTTTAAAGATAAAGTCCTGCGTAGGGTATTTTCTGAGGACTatgagaaggagaagaaaaggaTACTGGATCCTAGTGGAAAAACCATTAGCAATTGGAACAAGATTTTCTCAATCGCTTGTCTAATTTCTTTATTCGTGGATCCAATGTTTTTATTGTCACCTATAATGAGAGCCCAAGTCTGCTCAACTAATGCAACGAGTCTCCAAGTTGTCCTCACCATCGTAAGGTCTGTGCTTGATGTGTTTTATGTGATTCAGATCATTGTTCGGTTTCATACAGCTTATGTAGCACCTTCTTCACGTATATTTGGAAGAGGAGAGCTAGTCATAGACCCTTCAAAGATTGCAATGAGGTACCTTCGAAGAGGTTTCTGGATGGACCTCTTGGTTTCCCTGCCACTTCCTCAG GTGTTAGCTTGGGTAGTCATACCCAATGTTGAGGGTACTGTCGTGACAATAAGAAAAAAAGCCATGTGGTTCATCATGCTAATCCAGTATCTCCCTAGGGTGCTTCACATCTATCCTCTCTCGTCCCAAATTGTTAATACAACTGGTCTTTTGTCAGAAACAGTATGGACAGGAGCTGTCTATAACCTTGTGCTTTACCTAGTGGCAAGCAAT GTTTCCGGAGCTTGGTGGTACATTCTAGCAATTGAGCGACAAGAAGCATGTTGGAGAAGTGTGTGCAGCCTTGAGTCACCGAGTTGTCAAAATGTATACTTTGATTGCCGTAGTGTTAATGACGTTTCTAGGGCCAATTGGTTTAACTCGACAAATGTCACAAATCTATGCAATACAAATGCAAGTCCTAGCTATTATCAGTACGGTATATTTGGAGATGCAGTGACCACAGATGTTGTAGCCGCCCAATTCTTCACCAAGTACTTCTACTGTCTCTGGTGGGGTTTAAGGCAGCTAAG TTCTATAGGAAATAATATGTTTACAAGTACTTCCATGGGAGAAGATGTTTTTGCCCTCGTTGTTGCCACCCTTGGGCTGTTTCTATTAGCACTGCTCATCGGAAATATGCAA AGATTCCTTCAATCAGCAACACTGCGATTGGAAGAGTGGAGGATCATGAGAACTGATACAGAACAATGGATGAAATATAGACAGATGCCTCCAGAACTAAAGCAGCGTATTCGACAATATGATCAATACAAGTGGTTGGCTACTAGAGGGgttgatgaagaaaaaattcTCAATAGCCTCCCTATGGATCTCCGGATAAAGATCAAGCGCCATCTCTGCCTCTCTTTAGTTCGAGGA GTTCCGCTGTTTAATCAAATGGACGAAACAATGTTGGATGCAATATGTGAGAGGCTTAAGCCTGCATTATGCACCAAAAACATGTTCCTTGTGCGTGAAGGTGACCCTGTCAAGCAGATGCTTTTTATAATTCGAGGCCACCTTTGGTCTTACACCACAGATGGTGGCCGCTCTGGGTCCTCCAACTCATACAGGATTGGCTCAGGCGACTTCTGCGGTGAGGAGCTACTGACATGGGCCTTGGACCCACGTCCAAATGTCATCTTTCCATCATCCACACACATGATGAAAGCTATAACTGAAGTTGAGGCGTTTGCTCTAGGAGCAGTGGACTTAAAATTTGTGGTATCACAATTCCGAAGGCTGCATGGAAAACAACTTAAACACATTTTTAGGGTCTACTCTCACCAGTGGCGAACATGGGCAGCATGTTTTATACAGGCAACGTGGCGTAGGCATAAAAAGTTGAAGGAAATGGCTGAAATTGGAGCTAGGGAGCGAGAACGAGCCCCAAGGGATTACTTTTGGATGAGGTATGCAGAAACACTACTGGAGAGCAGTAGAAGTATGAAGGTTGTCAACAACTCCGCTGAATCAAGTTCCAGTGATGTCAACTTGCTACAAAAGCCTGCAGAGCCAAATTTTGATTGA
- the LOC115950774 gene encoding LOW QUALITY PROTEIN: protein CNGC15b-like (The sequence of the model RefSeq protein was modified relative to this genomic sequence to represent the inferred CDS: substituted 2 bases at 2 genomic stop codons), with product MGGINQDNDSPTEPPVPSNVARVISSGKSLQFENIXTKLTLKXKIFKTSNQEFRFDMSWPSWASVQVLDDLEVADLPKASENHVIENFPKIATAFSEKRTSFKDKVLRRVFSEDYEKEKKRILDPRGKTISNWNKIFSLSCLFALFLDPLFLLLPVINGQGCVASGMTAQVVLTILRSVTDVFYLIQIIVRFHTAYVAPSSRVVGRGELVIDPSKIAIRYLRKGFIIDLMASLPLTQVLLWVVIPSVEGTVVTVRKNAMWFIMIVQYIPRVILTYPLSSKIIDESGIVADTAWTGAGYNLMLYLMASHISGSWWYLLGIERQEACWRSACNLESACRNEYFDCHTVNDDARTNWFSSTNVTTLCIPNVTGGPSFYQYGIFGDAVNSNVIGSPFFNKYFYCLWWGLRNLSSTGQNLSTSTYMGEVVFTIFVATLGLFLFALLIGNMQRYLQSATLRLEEWRIRRTDTEQWMHHRQLPSELKQSVRQYDQLKWLATKGVNEETLLDGLPMDLRREIKRHLCLSLVRRVPLFDQMDETLLDAICERLRPALCTKKMFIVREGDPLNQMMFIIRGHLDSYTTDGGRFGFFNSSRLGSGDFCGEELLTWALDPRPNVILPTSTRTVKAITEVEAFALVAEDLKFVASQFRRLHSKQLRHTFRHYSHQWRTWAACFIQAAWRRHKKLKEMAKNGISESALPLKETFWSKYAEALVEKTRSRRFVLESAESISSTINSLQKPVEVDFD from the exons ATGGGTGGCATAAATCAGGACAATGATTCTCCAACTGAACCTCCGGTGCCTAGTAATGTTGCAAGA GTAATATCCAGTGGAAAAAGTTtgcaatttgaaaatatatgaactaaattgacactaaaatgaaaaata ttcaaaacttcaaatcaaGAGTTTCGGTTTGACATGTCGTGGCCCTCGTGGGCCTC AGTTCAAGTTCTAGATGATCTTGAAGTAGCTGACCTCCCTAAAGCCAGTGAAAATCATGTGATTGAGAACTTCCCCAAGATAGCCACTGCTTTTTCTGAGAAGAGAACAAGTTTTAAAGACAAAGTCCTGAGAAGAGTATTTTCTGAGGACTatgagaaggagaagaaaaggaTACTGGATCCTCGAGGAAAAACCATTAGCAACTGGAACAAGATTTTCTCACTCTCATGCCTATTTGCTTTATTCTTGGATccattgtttttattgttgcCTGTAATCAATGGCCAAGGTTGCGTAGCTAGTGGAATGACTGCCCAAGTTGTCCTCACCATCCTAAGATCAGTGACTGATGTGTTTTATTTGATTCAGATCATTGTTCGGTTTCATACAGCTTATGTAGCACCCTCTTCTCGTGTTGTTGGAAGAGGTGAGCTTGTGATTGATCCTTCAAAGATTGCAATAAGGTACCTTAGAAAAGGTTTCATTATCGACCTCATGGCTTCCCTGCCACTCACTCAG GTATTACTTTGGGTAGTTATACCCAGTGTTGAGGGTACTGTAGTGACTGTGAGAAAAAATGCCATGTGGTTTATCATGATAGTCCAATATATCCCAAGAGTGATTCTCACCTATCCTCTCTCATCGAAAATTATTGATGAAAGTGGCATTGTGGCAGACACAGCATGGACCGGAGCTGGTTATAACCTCATGCTTTACCTAATGGCTAGCCAT ATTTCAGGATCTTGGTGGTACCTTCTAGGAATTGAGCGACAAGAAGCATGTTGGAGAAGTGCGTGCAACCTTGAGTCGGCTTGTCGAAATGAATACTTTGATTGCCATACCGTTAATGACGATGCTAGGACCAATTGGTTCAGCTCGACAAATGTCACAACTCTATGCATTCCAAATGTAACAGGCGGTCCTAGCTTTTACCAGTACGGGATATTTGGGGATGCAGTGAACTCAAATGTTATAGGTTCTCCATTCTTCAACAAGTACTTTTACTGTTTATGGTGGGGCTTAAGGAACCTAAG TTCTACGGGACAAAATCTTAGTACAAGCACTTATATGGGAGAAGTTGTTTTCACCATCTTCGTTGCCACCCTTGGGCTGTTTCTGTTTGCACTGCTCATTGGAAATATGCAA AGATACCTTCAATCAGCAACACTGCGATTAGAAGAATGGAGGATCAGGAGAACTGATACAGAACAATGGATGCATCATAGGCAGCTACCTTCAGAACTAAAGCAGTCTGTTCGACAATATGATCAATTGAAGTGGTTGGCTACAAAAGGTGTCAATGAAGAAACACTTCTTGATGGCCTCCCTATGGATCTCCGGAGAGAGATCAAGCGCCATCTTTGCCTCTCTCTAGTCCGACGA GTCCCATTGTTCGATCAAATGGATGAAACACTGCTAGACGCAATATGTGAGAGGCTTAGACCTGCATTATGCACCAAGAAAATGTTCATTGTGCGCGAGGGTGACCCTCTCAATCAAATGATGTTCATAATTCGAGGTCACCTTGACTCTTACACCACTGATGGTGGGCGTTTTGGGTTCTTCAACTCATCAAGACTTGGCTCAGGTGACTTCTGTGGTGAGGAGCTACTGACATGGGCTTTGGATCCACGCCCAAATGTCATACTCCCAACTTCCACACGCACAGTGAAGGCTATAACTGAAGTGGAGGCGTTTGCTCTAGTAGCAGAGGACTTGAAATTTGTTGCATCACAATTCCGAAGGCTACATAGTAAACAACTTAGACACACGTTTAGGCACTACTCACACCAATGGCGAACATGGGCTGCATGTTTTATACAAGCTGCATGGCGTAGGCATAAAAAGCTAAAGGAAATGGCTAAAAATGGAATAAGTGAGAGTGCATTGCCTCTAAAGGAAACCTTTTGGTCAAAGTATGCAGAAGCATTAGTTGAGAAGACTAGAAGTAGAAGGTTTGTCCTTGAATCTGCAGAATCAATTTCCAGCACTATCAACTCGCTGCAAAAGCCCGTGGAGGTAGATTTTGATTGA
- the LOC115983287 gene encoding protein CNGC15c-like isoform X2: protein MGHRNSRLKRTQVLDDSEVADSVNDVIENYYYIDGTKCKTTPKSKPKKANDFSEKTRSFKDKVLRRVFSEDYEKEKKRILDPSGKTISNWNKIFSIACLISLFVDPMFLLSPIMRAQVCSTNATSLQVVLTIVRSVLDVFYVIQIIVRFHTAYVAPSSRIFGRGELVIDPSKIAMRYLRRGFWMDLLVSLPLPQVSGAWWYILAIERQEACWRSVCSLESPSCQNVYFDCRSVNDVSRANWFNSTNVTNLCNTNASPSYYQYGIFGDAVTTDVVAAQFFTKYFYCLWWGLRQLSSIGNNMFTSTSMGEDVFALVVATLGLFLLALLIGNMQRFLQSATLRLEEWRIMRTDTEQWMKYRQMPPELKQRIRQYDQYKWLATRGVDEEKILNSLPMDLRIKIKRHLCLSLVRGVPLFNQMDETMLDAICERLKPALCTKNMFLVREGDPVKQMLFIIRGHLWSYTTDGGRSGSSNSYRIGSGDFCGEELLTWALDPRPNVIFPSSTHMMKAITEVEAFALGAVDLKFVVSQFRRLHGKQLKHIFRVYSHQWRTWAACFIQATWRRHKKLKEMAEIGARERERAPRDYFWMRYAETLLESSRSMKVVNNSAESSSSDVNLLQKPAEPNFD from the exons ATGGGTCACAGAAATTCAAGACTCAAAAG AACTCAAGTTCTAGATGATTCTGAAGTAGCTGACAGTGTAAATGATGTGATAGAGAACTACTACTATATTGATGGGACTAAGTGTAAGACTACACCTAAATCAAAACCCAAGAAGGCCAATGATTTTTCTGAGAAGACAAGGAGTTTTAAAGATAAAGTCCTGCGTAGGGTATTTTCTGAGGACTatgagaaggagaagaaaaggaTACTGGATCCTAGTGGAAAAACCATTAGCAATTGGAACAAGATTTTCTCAATCGCTTGTCTAATTTCTTTATTCGTGGATCCAATGTTTTTATTGTCACCTATAATGAGAGCCCAAGTCTGCTCAACTAATGCAACGAGTCTCCAAGTTGTCCTCACCATCGTAAGGTCTGTGCTTGATGTGTTTTATGTGATTCAGATCATTGTTCGGTTTCATACAGCTTATGTAGCACCTTCTTCACGTATATTTGGAAGAGGAGAGCTAGTCATAGACCCTTCAAAGATTGCAATGAGGTACCTTCGAAGAGGTTTCTGGATGGACCTCTTGGTTTCCCTGCCACTTCCTCAG GTTTCCGGAGCTTGGTGGTACATTCTAGCAATTGAGCGACAAGAAGCATGTTGGAGAAGTGTGTGCAGCCTTGAGTCACCGAGTTGTCAAAATGTATACTTTGATTGCCGTAGTGTTAATGACGTTTCTAGGGCCAATTGGTTTAACTCGACAAATGTCACAAATCTATGCAATACAAATGCAAGTCCTAGCTATTATCAGTACGGTATATTTGGAGATGCAGTGACCACAGATGTTGTAGCCGCCCAATTCTTCACCAAGTACTTCTACTGTCTCTGGTGGGGTTTAAGGCAGCTAAG TTCTATAGGAAATAATATGTTTACAAGTACTTCCATGGGAGAAGATGTTTTTGCCCTCGTTGTTGCCACCCTTGGGCTGTTTCTATTAGCACTGCTCATCGGAAATATGCAA AGATTCCTTCAATCAGCAACACTGCGATTGGAAGAGTGGAGGATCATGAGAACTGATACAGAACAATGGATGAAATATAGACAGATGCCTCCAGAACTAAAGCAGCGTATTCGACAATATGATCAATACAAGTGGTTGGCTACTAGAGGGgttgatgaagaaaaaattcTCAATAGCCTCCCTATGGATCTCCGGATAAAGATCAAGCGCCATCTCTGCCTCTCTTTAGTTCGAGGA GTTCCGCTGTTTAATCAAATGGACGAAACAATGTTGGATGCAATATGTGAGAGGCTTAAGCCTGCATTATGCACCAAAAACATGTTCCTTGTGCGTGAAGGTGACCCTGTCAAGCAGATGCTTTTTATAATTCGAGGCCACCTTTGGTCTTACACCACAGATGGTGGCCGCTCTGGGTCCTCCAACTCATACAGGATTGGCTCAGGCGACTTCTGCGGTGAGGAGCTACTGACATGGGCCTTGGACCCACGTCCAAATGTCATCTTTCCATCATCCACACACATGATGAAAGCTATAACTGAAGTTGAGGCGTTTGCTCTAGGAGCAGTGGACTTAAAATTTGTGGTATCACAATTCCGAAGGCTGCATGGAAAACAACTTAAACACATTTTTAGGGTCTACTCTCACCAGTGGCGAACATGGGCAGCATGTTTTATACAGGCAACGTGGCGTAGGCATAAAAAGTTGAAGGAAATGGCTGAAATTGGAGCTAGGGAGCGAGAACGAGCCCCAAGGGATTACTTTTGGATGAGGTATGCAGAAACACTACTGGAGAGCAGTAGAAGTATGAAGGTTGTCAACAACTCCGCTGAATCAAGTTCCAGTGATGTCAACTTGCTACAAAAGCCTGCAGAGCCAAATTTTGATTGA